One region of Citrus sinensis cultivar Valencia sweet orange chromosome 6, DVS_A1.0, whole genome shotgun sequence genomic DNA includes:
- the LOC102630711 gene encoding transcription factor RAX2: MGRAPCCDKANVKKGPWSPEEDAKLKEYIEKNGTGGNWIALPHKAGLMRCGKSCRLRWLNYLRPNINHGEFSDDEDRIICSLFASIGSRWSTIAAQLPGRTDNDIKNYWNTKLKKKLIGIVNQQSQIKTHQAAVSSFSSLFQTSSSSSSSSSPSPSPTISYNCNDINAYYTTTARSFTGLERNSSFSNSLLLSSNSCITAQHQVKEKIFMFGGDQASFSSSDGSCSNQQISHGKEFDYEYYGGRNNKCEQMGLQNNLFYNGVEGDNKFMISNVETPLDYGLEEIKQLISSSSSSCNNFLFDENKTEESLVLLNDADCE; encoded by the exons atggGCAGGGCTCCTTGCTGTGACAAAGCAAATGTAAAGAAAGGGCCGTGGTCTCCTGAAGAAGATGCAAAGCTGAAGGAGTATATAGAGAAAAATGGAACAGGAGGGAACTGGATTGCTCTTCCCCATAAAGCTG GTCTGATGAGATGTGGGAAAAGCTGCAGATTGAGATGGCTTAACTATCTGAGACCCAACATCAATCACGGTGAATTCTCTGATGATGAAGATAGAATTATTTGCAGCCTCTTTGCCAGCATTGGGAGCAg GTGGTCAACTATAGCTGCTCAGTTGCCAGGCAGGACTGACAATGATATCAAGAACTACTGGAACaccaaactcaagaagaaactCATAGGCATAGTCAATCAACAATCTCAAATAAAAACTCACCAAGCTGCTGTTTCAAGCTTCTCATCTCTTTTTCAAACATCTTCATCGTCGTCGTCATCGtcatcaccatcaccatcaccaACAATATCATACAACTGCAACGACATCAACGCTTATTACACCACCACAGCCAGATCATTCACGGGCCTTGAACgcaattcatcattttcaaacaGTCTGTTATTGAGCAGCAATTCTTGCATCACTGCTCAGCatcaagtaaaagaaaaaattttcatgtttGGAGGCGATCAAGCTAGTTTCAGCTCTTCAGATGGAAGTTGCAGCAACCAGCAGATAAGCCATggcaaagaatttgattatGAATACTATGGTGGTAGAAATAATAAATGTGAACAAATGGGCTTGCAGAATAACTTGTTTTATAATGGGGTTGAAGGAGACAACAAGTTCATGATTTCAAATGTTGAAACTCCGTTGGATTATGGACTTGAGGAGATTAAGCAGCTTATCAGCAGTTCAAGTAGTAGCTGTAACAACTTTTTGTTTGATGAAAACAAGACAGAAGAAAGTCTTGTACTATTAAATGATGCTGACTGTGagtaa